From a region of the Chitinophaga caseinilytica genome:
- a CDS encoding SusC/RagA family TonB-linked outer membrane protein, which yields MRPRLRSISGKAFLLLLLCRNFTTSAQTTAIPSVTGIVRNEAMQPVEGVAVELFNESARALGQAVTNDKGVFVMTKVPPGGPYYFVFSHVAYMRDTLRNYTIQDAARATLSVILKEKSRELGAVTVTALGIRRATRSLGYSVEELSSREFNRVTQENFLNAMSGKMAGVTISSTGGTGSSVNMVIRGATSLSSDNQPLFVIDGVPVANTLNNISEIGSNNKVDYGNAISDINMDNIESVTVLKGPSAAALYGSRAGNGVVIITTKTGRKVDRLTVNAAQNVVFDIPYKYLQWQTKFGSGQFSGIPVSRSGNMLTNPFGSLVSENIDATYGAQLDMGYEEVQWNSPLDANGKKVAKPLVSYPDNAKDFVNTGITSASNLSIANNNDLIAYRMSYANMTNKGIIPNTDLFRNALNLNATMRLNQKLSVSANVDYSRSNSNNRPAGDRGTNPLQWLYSLSPHININDLRDYWMPGQEGIQQRTQSNGVFNNPWFLAYEVQNGFVRDRVFGNIHADWQITPHLSLMVRYALDTYREERETKIASSYLDSRNGAYGVIGISHMERNTDALLTYKQRAGQFDFSVSAGGNLRYQTGKTVSNTNKPGTGLIVPGVFTLQNILPENLDAWTSRYEKGVHSVYGTANVGYRDRVYLDITGRTDWSSTLPDAAPYFYPSASLSVLADKLAGWDHRNVNMIKLRAGIAKVGNDASPYQLQAVLNNAGAWGNIPRLGTSGTLLNPYLKPEIATSYEVGTDVVLFKDRFRFNFTYYVVENKNQIFSTKIPPSSGYSSKNINAGLLRSRGVEVTLGGTPVLKKDFRWDVNLNLTRNRTRIASLTEDMPYYVLWEEGRGGAWTYVGEDIGDIYDAELVTVKDEKSPYFGYPILDAVGKWQAIDAQNTRNKIGNFNPDFILGGQTTISYKRFSLAMTFDWRNGGDFVSQTYRYGEEHGNSQRFLDKLINPGNMRGEDLANYLKANQDRLIRVNGNYFPLVGGPTPEYNGYPFTYGPYTLPYGGVFIPGVRPTGFDPQGNPTGYAENLGGPGTLTLPYAGSTTWSFTRAFLFPASYLKLREVALSYDIPGNIVKRIGARSAGFSVYSRNIILWTAAKIGVDPEQAYQPASGVQGSGIQFKQGIERYNVTPWSIPIGFKLNLTF from the coding sequence ATGAGACCACGTTTACGCTCTATTTCGGGAAAGGCCTTCCTCTTGCTGTTGCTGTGCCGGAACTTCACCACCTCCGCACAAACCACCGCCATCCCATCCGTAACCGGCATCGTCCGGAACGAAGCCATGCAGCCGGTAGAAGGCGTCGCCGTTGAATTGTTCAACGAATCGGCCCGCGCACTCGGGCAAGCCGTCACCAACGACAAAGGCGTTTTCGTTATGACGAAAGTCCCGCCCGGCGGCCCGTATTATTTTGTGTTCTCGCACGTAGCCTACATGCGCGACACCTTGCGCAACTACACCATCCAGGATGCCGCAAGGGCCACGCTTTCCGTGATACTGAAAGAGAAAAGCCGCGAACTGGGCGCCGTCACCGTCACCGCCCTCGGCATCAGAAGGGCCACCCGCTCACTGGGGTACTCGGTGGAAGAGCTCAGCTCCCGCGAATTCAACCGAGTAACACAGGAAAATTTCCTCAACGCCATGTCCGGGAAAATGGCCGGCGTCACCATCAGCAGCACCGGCGGAACAGGGTCTTCGGTAAATATGGTCATCCGCGGCGCCACATCGCTCAGCAGCGACAATCAGCCGCTGTTCGTGATAGACGGCGTACCGGTCGCCAATACCCTCAACAATATCAGCGAGATCGGCAGTAACAACAAAGTTGACTACGGCAACGCGATCTCCGATATCAATATGGACAATATCGAAAGCGTGACCGTGCTCAAAGGCCCCAGCGCCGCGGCACTTTACGGCTCCCGCGCGGGCAACGGCGTTGTCATCATCACCACCAAAACCGGCCGGAAAGTAGACCGGCTAACGGTCAACGCCGCGCAGAACGTCGTTTTCGACATCCCTTACAAATATCTCCAATGGCAAACCAAATTTGGGTCGGGACAATTTTCCGGCATCCCGGTTTCGCGGAGCGGCAACATGCTCACTAACCCCTTCGGCTCCCTCGTCTCTGAAAACATCGACGCCACTTATGGCGCACAACTCGATATGGGTTATGAGGAAGTGCAGTGGAACAGCCCGCTGGATGCCAACGGGAAAAAGGTCGCCAAGCCGCTGGTATCTTACCCCGACAATGCGAAGGATTTCGTGAACACGGGCATCACATCCGCTTCCAATCTATCTATCGCCAACAATAACGACCTGATCGCCTACCGGATGTCGTACGCGAATATGACGAACAAAGGCATCATCCCCAATACCGACCTTTTCCGCAACGCACTCAACCTGAACGCCACGATGCGCCTCAACCAGAAGCTGAGCGTGAGCGCAAACGTCGATTACAGCCGGAGCAATTCCAATAACCGCCCCGCCGGCGACCGCGGTACCAATCCCCTGCAATGGCTTTACAGCCTCAGTCCACACATCAATATCAACGACCTGCGCGATTACTGGATGCCGGGGCAGGAGGGGATTCAGCAGCGAACGCAATCGAACGGCGTTTTCAATAATCCCTGGTTCCTTGCGTACGAAGTGCAGAACGGCTTCGTGCGCGACCGTGTTTTCGGGAACATCCATGCCGACTGGCAGATCACGCCGCACCTGAGCCTCATGGTCCGCTATGCGCTGGATACGTACCGGGAAGAACGCGAAACGAAGATCGCCAGCAGTTACCTCGATTCCCGCAACGGCGCTTACGGCGTCATCGGGATCAGTCATATGGAGCGGAATACCGATGCGTTGCTGACTTACAAACAACGCGCGGGACAATTCGATTTTTCCGTGTCCGCCGGCGGCAACCTGCGCTATCAAACGGGCAAAACCGTCAGCAATACGAATAAACCCGGCACCGGGCTCATCGTTCCCGGCGTGTTTACCCTGCAAAACATCCTTCCCGAAAACCTCGATGCCTGGACGAGCCGCTACGAAAAAGGCGTGCACAGCGTGTACGGTACCGCCAACGTCGGCTACCGCGACCGCGTTTATCTCGACATAACGGGCAGAACAGACTGGTCGAGCACACTGCCGGACGCAGCGCCGTATTTCTATCCCAGCGCTTCGCTGAGCGTGCTGGCCGATAAACTGGCGGGATGGGACCATCGCAACGTGAACATGATCAAACTGCGGGCGGGCATCGCGAAAGTGGGCAACGACGCATCGCCCTATCAACTTCAGGCGGTGCTGAACAATGCCGGCGCCTGGGGGAATATACCGCGGCTCGGCACATCGGGCACGCTGCTCAATCCTTATCTTAAACCGGAAATCGCGACATCGTACGAAGTGGGAACGGATGTGGTACTTTTCAAAGACCGGTTCCGGTTCAACTTCACGTATTATGTCGTGGAAAATAAAAACCAGATTTTCAGTACCAAAATCCCGCCGTCGTCGGGGTATTCGAGCAAGAACATCAACGCCGGATTGCTGCGCAGCCGCGGCGTGGAAGTGACACTGGGCGGAACGCCGGTGCTGAAAAAGGATTTCCGGTGGGACGTAAACCTCAACCTCACGCGCAACCGCACCCGGATCGCCAGTCTTACCGAGGATATGCCGTATTACGTGTTGTGGGAAGAAGGACGTGGCGGCGCCTGGACGTATGTCGGCGAAGACATCGGCGATATTTACGATGCGGAACTAGTGACGGTGAAGGACGAAAAATCGCCGTATTTCGGGTATCCCATCCTCGATGCGGTCGGCAAATGGCAGGCGATCGACGCGCAAAATACCCGCAACAAGATCGGTAACTTCAATCCTGATTTCATTCTCGGCGGCCAAACCACGATCAGTTATAAACGTTTTTCGCTGGCGATGACTTTTGACTGGCGGAACGGCGGCGATTTCGTGTCGCAAACCTATCGTTACGGGGAAGAGCACGGCAATTCGCAGCGTTTCCTCGACAAGCTGATCAACCCGGGCAACATGCGTGGAGAAGATCTGGCCAATTACCTGAAAGCCAACCAGGACAGGCTGATCCGCGTCAACGGGAACTATTTTCCGCTGGTGGGCGGGCCCACGCCGGAATATAACGGGTATCCCTTCACATATGGCCCGTACACATTACCGTATGGCGGCGTGTTCATTCCCGGGGTGCGGCCAACCGGGTTCGATCCGCAGGGCAATCCGACCGGCTACGCCGAAAATCTCGGCGGACCGGGAACGCTGACCCTGCCGTATGCAGGCAGTACCACCTGGTCTTTCACCCGTGCGTTCCTGTTTCCCGCGTCGTACCTGAAATTGCGGGAAGTGGCGTTGTCTTACGACATCCCCGGCAACATCGTGAAGCGCATCGGGGCGAGGAGCGCGGGATTTTCCGTGTACAGCCGCAATATTATTTTGTGGACGGCGGCCAAGATCGGCGTGGACCCCGAACAGGCATACCAGCCGGCTTCGGGCGTGCAGGGATCGGGGATTCAGTTCAAGCAGGGCATAGAACGGTATAATGTAACGCCCTGGTCGATCCCGATCGGTTTCAAACTTAACCTGACATTTTAA
- a CDS encoding SusD/RagB family nutrient-binding outer membrane lipoprotein has translation MKSKQTLIVCCLLMLAGPSCRKHLMSLNENPNGANPDKTNPSFVLSTVLTETGKNYVNLGFQDLAGVMQHTQKDGWVGTHNEYDWGGSNSWTAYYDILRNNQLVLEKARAAGFELHEGVALVMKAMLFGLLTDLYGDVPYSQALRGDQEGSGNAAPACDPQQQVYTGILQDLDRANQLLSKPKNQYAAPIDLVDVYYQGDPAKWRKMANSLALRYYMRLAEKLPAVARPGIEKIVGAPDQYPLILNASDDATMAFIGTSDADSWPVNATYDREAGSRYRRIKMCSTFVNMLQSLGDPRLGVWGRKVECFLLVDDTKPAGTGNIYQPRDTIVNGEPRKVRYISPDVLASRGLTPADIDQDVDYVGLPPALAGPAVYNMSNDAAQASTNAHVSWLNDIYKEAKGPLLKARFISAAEVHFILAEAALKGWAAGDAETHYRKGIEASFTTWGVTAKLAAYLAGPAGTFQGTQRQIIEQKWIAAWTNATEAWADYKRTGFPVLTAGPNAKGPVVPVRFYYMLDERNLNNTNIMAAAAKLEITTYSAFGANGPQNSPWSKPWVISGTGKPW, from the coding sequence ATGAAAAGCAAACAGACCCTCATCGTATGTTGCCTCCTGATGCTTGCGGGCCCATCGTGCCGGAAGCACCTCATGTCGCTCAACGAGAATCCCAACGGCGCCAATCCCGACAAAACCAATCCCAGCTTCGTACTGTCTACCGTGCTTACCGAAACGGGGAAGAATTACGTGAACCTCGGGTTCCAGGACCTCGCCGGCGTGATGCAGCATACGCAGAAAGACGGATGGGTAGGCACGCACAACGAATACGACTGGGGCGGCAGCAACAGCTGGACGGCCTATTACGACATCCTCCGCAACAACCAGTTGGTGCTCGAAAAGGCCAGGGCAGCGGGTTTTGAGCTGCACGAAGGCGTGGCGCTGGTGATGAAAGCCATGCTGTTCGGTCTGTTGACCGATCTCTACGGAGACGTCCCCTACAGCCAGGCGCTCCGCGGCGACCAGGAAGGCTCCGGCAACGCCGCTCCCGCCTGCGACCCCCAGCAGCAGGTCTACACCGGCATCCTGCAAGACCTCGACCGCGCCAATCAACTCCTGTCCAAACCTAAAAACCAATACGCCGCACCCATCGATCTCGTAGATGTCTACTATCAGGGCGACCCCGCCAAATGGCGGAAAATGGCCAATTCCCTCGCGCTCCGCTATTACATGCGCCTTGCTGAAAAATTGCCCGCCGTGGCCAGACCGGGCATCGAAAAAATCGTAGGGGCGCCGGATCAGTACCCATTGATCCTCAATGCTTCAGACGACGCTACCATGGCGTTCATCGGCACGAGCGACGCGGATTCCTGGCCTGTTAACGCCACGTACGACCGCGAAGCCGGCAGCCGCTACCGCCGCATCAAAATGTGCAGTACATTCGTGAATATGCTGCAATCGCTCGGCGATCCGCGCCTGGGCGTCTGGGGCAGGAAAGTGGAATGTTTTCTTTTGGTGGATGACACGAAGCCCGCCGGCACAGGGAACATCTATCAACCGCGGGATACCATCGTGAACGGCGAACCGCGCAAGGTGCGCTACATCTCGCCCGATGTGCTGGCTTCCCGGGGGCTCACGCCGGCAGACATCGATCAGGACGTGGATTACGTGGGGCTTCCGCCCGCGCTGGCCGGCCCGGCAGTGTACAACATGAGCAACGATGCGGCGCAGGCATCCACCAACGCGCATGTGTCGTGGCTGAACGATATTTACAAGGAGGCGAAAGGCCCCTTGTTGAAAGCACGATTCATTTCCGCGGCGGAAGTACATTTCATCCTGGCCGAAGCCGCGCTGAAAGGTTGGGCCGCGGGCGATGCGGAAACGCATTACCGCAAAGGGATCGAAGCGTCTTTTACGACCTGGGGCGTGACGGCGAAATTGGCGGCCTATCTGGCCGGCCCGGCCGGAACTTTCCAGGGAACGCAGCGGCAGATCATCGAACAGAAATGGATCGCGGCATGGACGAACGCCACCGAAGCCTGGGCAGATTATAAACGCACCGGTTTCCCGGTGCTGACTGCCGGTCCCAATGCGAAAGGGCCTGTGGTACCCGTCCGTTTTTACTATATGCTCGACGAAAGAAACCTGAACAACACCAATATCATGGCCGCCGCGGCGAAGCTGGAGATAACCACCTATTCCGCCTTCGGCGCCAACGGTCCGCAGAACAGCCCCTGGTCAAAACCTTGGGTCATCAGCGGCACTGGCAAACCCTGGTAA
- a CDS encoding PhoPQ-activated pathogenicity-related family protein — MRYSMLKTLHIFLVALLAAGAARAQVTPETALRSYLNNDDKSFQWTVRDSFEVADITAYSVALTSQQWREHTWKHQLMVFVPKTVKHNGALLFITGGSLKDGEPRWTGANDKLYQAIGQIAHDRQAITAVLRQTPNQPLYNDLTEDALISYTLHNFKQSKDYTWPLLFPMVKSAVRAMDAVQELSRSRASKPVEKFVVAGASKRGWTTWLTGASDGRVKAIAPMVIDILNMPKSLDYQIETWKEYSIQIEDYVKLGIPQQTGTAEGKAITAMVDPYSYRKQLDMPKMLFMGTNDEYWVVDNVKNYINDIPGKYLLNYVPNAGHNMGDGKQVMNGLSAFFGITFNGQHYPECSYTVKKKGKEVTLNIKATSDKLEDVVVWTATSPDLDFRNDKWTSTSLGISATSNVSVSRALPATGYQAFYVDLKYSQENGDPYTVSTRVFLTDTEKVR; from the coding sequence ATGAGATACAGCATGTTGAAAACACTTCACATTTTCCTGGTAGCCCTTCTGGCGGCAGGCGCCGCCCGCGCACAGGTGACGCCCGAAACTGCCCTCCGGTCGTACCTCAATAACGACGACAAATCGTTCCAATGGACCGTCCGCGACTCATTCGAAGTTGCCGACATCACCGCTTATTCCGTAGCCCTCACGTCGCAACAATGGCGCGAGCATACCTGGAAACACCAGCTGATGGTTTTTGTCCCGAAAACGGTGAAACATAACGGTGCTTTGCTGTTCATTACCGGCGGTTCGTTGAAAGACGGGGAGCCGCGGTGGACGGGCGCCAACGATAAATTGTACCAGGCCATCGGCCAGATCGCGCACGACCGGCAGGCCATTACGGCGGTGCTGCGGCAAACGCCCAATCAGCCGCTGTACAACGATCTCACCGAAGATGCGCTGATTTCCTACACCCTGCACAACTTCAAACAATCGAAAGATTACACATGGCCGCTGCTGTTCCCGATGGTGAAAAGCGCCGTTCGCGCGATGGACGCCGTACAGGAACTTTCCCGCAGCCGCGCCTCCAAACCCGTAGAAAAGTTTGTGGTGGCGGGCGCTTCCAAGCGCGGGTGGACCACCTGGCTGACCGGCGCCAGCGACGGCCGCGTGAAAGCCATCGCCCCGATGGTGATCGATATCCTGAACATGCCCAAAAGCCTCGACTACCAGATCGAGACCTGGAAAGAATACAGCATCCAGATCGAGGATTATGTAAAACTCGGTATCCCGCAACAGACGGGCACGGCGGAAGGAAAAGCTATCACCGCGATGGTGGACCCATACAGCTACCGCAAACAGCTGGACATGCCGAAAATGCTGTTCATGGGCACGAACGATGAATACTGGGTGGTAGACAACGTGAAGAATTATATCAATGACATCCCCGGAAAATACCTCCTCAATTACGTTCCCAACGCCGGGCACAACATGGGCGACGGAAAGCAGGTGATGAACGGGCTGAGCGCCTTTTTCGGCATCACTTTCAACGGACAGCACTACCCCGAATGCAGCTATACCGTGAAGAAGAAAGGCAAGGAAGTGACTCTCAACATCAAGGCTACTTCCGATAAACTGGAAGACGTGGTGGTTTGGACGGCCACTTCGCCCGACCTGGATTTCCGCAACGACAAATGGACGTCTACCAGCCTGGGGATTTCCGCGACGTCGAACGTTTCGGTGTCGCGCGCGCTGCCGGCAACGGGTTACCAGGCATTTTACGTAGACCTGAAATACAGCCAGGAAAACGGTGATCCTTACACGGTGAGCACCCGCGTATTCCTGACAGATACGGAAAAAGTCCGGTAA